One Dictyoglomus turgidum DSM 6724 DNA window includes the following coding sequences:
- a CDS encoding response regulator transcription factor, with product MKKILIVEDEENVRGLIKETLGFLNKYEIHEAGTGREALEKIKELNPDLVILDIMLPDIDGYTICEQIKEDPSLNSLVLILTARSSNLDKKVGFSMGADDYMTKPFGLADLITRVENLLGE from the coding sequence ATGAAGAAAATATTAATTGTAGAAGATGAAGAAAATGTAAGGGGACTCATTAAAGAGACCTTAGGGTTTTTGAATAAGTATGAAATTCATGAGGCTGGTACGGGTAGAGAGGCACTAGAAAAAATAAAGGAATTAAATCCAGATTTAGTGATTTTAGACATAATGCTTCCTGATATTGATGGATATACCATATGTGAGCAGATTAAAGAGGACCCTTCTTTAAATTCTCTTGTCCTAATATTGACCGCAAGATCCAGCAATCTTGACAAGAAGGTAGGTTTTAGTATGGGGGCTGACGATTACATGACTAAACCTTTTGGACTTGCTGATTTGATTACAAGGGTAGAAAATCTTTTAGGAGAGTAG